One Setaria viridis chromosome 7, Setaria_viridis_v4.0, whole genome shotgun sequence genomic region harbors:
- the LOC117863536 gene encoding S-adenosylmethionine decarboxylase proenzyme — MESKGGKKSSSSRSMMYEAPLGYSIEDVRPAGGEKKFQSAAYSNCAKKPSYAHPVSAIGFEGYEKRLEITFSEAPVFVDPHGRGLRALSRAQIDSVLDLARCTIVSELSNKDFDSYVLSESSLFIYPLKIVIKTCGTTKLLLTIPRIIELAEELSMPLAAVKYSRGMFIFPGAQPAPHRSFSEEVAALNRYFGGLKSGGNAYVIGDPARPGQKWHIYYATEYPEQPMVNLEMCMTGLDKKKASVFFKTSADGHTTCAKEMTKLSGISEIIPEMEICDFDFEPCGYSMNAIHGSAFSTIHVTPEDGFSYASYEVMGFDATALAYGDLVKRVLRCFGPSEFSVAVTIFGGRGQAATWGMKLDAEVYDCNNMVEQELPGGVLIYQSFSVTEDAIVGSPKSVLHCFEGENLENAAPVKDGKLANLLCWEEEDAMEEKDGVLAE; from the exons ATGGAGTCTAAGGGTGGCAAGAAGTCTAGCAGTAGTCGTTCCATGATGTATGAAGCTCCCCTTGGCTACAGCATTGAGGACGTTCGACCTGCCGGAGGCGAGAAGAAGTTCCAGTCTGCTGCTTACTCCAAC TGCGCGAAGAAGCCATCCT ACGCTCACCCGGTCTCAGCGATCGGGTTTGAGGGCTATGAGAAGCGCCTTGAGATCACCTTCTCTGAGGCGCCTGTCTTTGTCGACCCTCATGGGCGTGGTTTGCGTGCCCTTTCCAGGGCCCAGATTGATTCTGTTTTGGATCTTGCACGGTGCACCATCGTGTCCGAGCTCTCCAACAAGGATTTTGACTCCTATGTCCTCTCTGAGTCGAGCCTGTTTATCTATCCTCTGAAGATTGTCATCAAAACATGTGGGACTACCAAGCTCCTGCTCACCATTCCAAGGATTATTGAGCTTGCTGAAGAGCTGTCTATGCCGCTTGCTGCTGTGAAGTACTCCCGTGGGATGTTCATCTTCCCCGGTGCACAGCCAGCCCCCCACAGGAGCTTCTCTGAGGAGGTTGCTGCCCTTAACCGCTACTTTGGTGGCCTGAAGTCTGGTGGTAATGCTTATGTGATTGGAGATCCTGCAAGACCTGGACAGAAGTGGCACATCTACTATGCCACCGAGTACCCAGAGCAACCCATGGTTAACCTTGAGATGTGCATGACTGGTCTGGACAAGAAGAAAGCTTCAGTCTTTTTCAAGACTTCTGCTGATGGCCACACAACGTGTGCCAAAGAAATGACCAAGCTCTCTGGTATCTCTGAAATTATTCCTGAGATGGAGATCTGTGATTTTGACTTTGAACCCTGCGGCTACTCCATGAACGCTATCCATGGCTCTGCTTTCTCCACCATTCATGTGACGCCTGAGGATGGTTTCAGCTATGCCAGCTATGAAGTTATGGGCTTCGACGCCACTGCACTTGCCTACGGCGACCTCGTGAAGAGGGTCCTCAGGTGCTTTGGCCCTTCGGAGTTCTCTGTTGCTGTGACTATCTTTGGTGGGCGTGGCCAAGCCGCGACATGGGGCATGAAGCTTGATGCTGAGGTTTACGACTGCAACAACATGGTAGAGCAGGAGCTGCCCGGTGGTGTGCTTATCTACCAGAGCTTTTCTGTTACTGAAGATGCTATTGTTGGCTCGCCCAAATCTGTTCTTCATTGCTTCGAGGGTGAGAACCTGGAGAATGCTGCTCCTGTGAAGGACGGCAAACTGGCTAATCTTCTCTGCTGGGAGGAAGAGGATGCCATGGAGGAGAAGGACGGCGTGCTTGCTGAGTAA
- the LOC117862729 gene encoding peroxidase 18: protein MGRGLGGAVVCSMLLLPALLALAASQPPSPALSPAQSAPRPTSAPAARASTPAPRMSQPPVPASAKPSSPPSAAPAGKPSPSPRPAPTLPPPPRAAPTPRPLPPPASPVPAAPRPAPPPRQSQPPAAHAPPAPRPAPTPPPPPPSSSQAPRPSPSPTIPAPQPPTAPKPSPSPASPPPPATPQPSANSTPSTSSTLGQLSPSFYAQSCPGVELAVRDVVRSASLLDPSIPGKLLRLVFHDCFVEGCDASVLIQGSGTERTDPANLSLGGFNVIDAAKRLLEVVCPATVSCSDIIVLAARDAVVFTGGPAVPVMLGRRDGLVSLASNVRRNIIDTGFSVDAMAASFTAKGLTLDDLVTLSGGHTIGSAHCNTFRERFQVANGSMAPVDGSMNTDYANELIRACSANGTVSAGTAVDCDSGSASVFDNRYFANLLEGRGLLRTDAVLVQNATTRAKVAEFAQSQDGFFASWADSYARLTGLGVKTGADGEIRRTCSSVNG, encoded by the exons ATGGGGCGGGGGCTCGGCGGCGCAGTCGTCTGCTCAATGCTGCTACTGCCGGCGCTGCTGGCGCTCGCCGCCTCGCAGCCGCCTTCCCCGGCCCTCTCGCCGGCTCAGAGCGCGCCGCGGCCTACTTCGGCGCCGGCCGCGAGGGCGTCCACGCCAGCTCCGAGGATGTCGCAGCCACCGGTGCCGGCTTCCGCGAAGCCGTCATCCCCGCCATCCGCAGCGCCAGCTGGGAAGCCATCCCCGTCTCCGAGGCCGGCTCCAACGctgccgcctccaccccgcGCGGCACCGACGCCGAGGCCGTTGCCTCCGCCTGCCTCGCCAGTTCCtgccgcgccgcggccggctccgccgccgaggCAGTCGCAACCACCTGCCGCGCATGCTCCGCCTGCGCCACGGCcggctccgacgccgccgccgccgccgccctcgtcgtCGCAGGCGCCAAGGCCGTCACCTTCACCTACCATACCGGCCCCGCAACCGCCAACGGCTCCGAAACCGTCTCCATCACCGGcttcaccaccgccaccggctaCGCCGCAGCCTTCGGCGAACTCCACGCCGTCGACGTCCTCGACATTGGGCCAGCTCTCGCCCAGCTTCTACGCGCAGTCCTGCCCGGGCGTGGAGCTGGCGGTGAGGGATGTGGTCAGGTCGGCCTCCTTACTGGACCCTTCTATCCCCGGCAAGCTTCTCAGGCTGGTCTTCCATGACTGCTTCGTCGAG GGATGCGATGCGTCAGTGCTGATACAAGGTAGCGGCACGGAGAGGACTGATCCTGCAAATCTCTCGCTTGGTGGGTTCAACGTCATCGATGCTGCCAAGAGATTGCTTGAAGTCGTATGCCCTGCAACTGTTTCTTGCAGTGACATTATTGTCCTCGCTGCAAGAGATGCTGTTGTGTTT ACCGGAGGACCGGCGGTGCCTGTCATGCTGGGAAGGCGAGACGGCCTGGTCTCCTTGGCATCCAACGTCCGGAGAAACATCATCGACACCGGCTTCTCCGTTGACGCTATGGCGGCCAGCTTCACCGCCAAGGGGCTCACCCTGGACGACCTCGTCACCCTCTCAG GGGGGCACACCATCGGGTCGGCGCACTGCAACACGTTCCGGGAGCGGTTCCAGGTGGCGAACGGGAGCATGGCGCCGGTGGACGGGTCGATGAACACGGACTACGCGAACGAGCTGATCCGGGCGTGCTCGGCGAACGGCACCGTGTcggcgggcacggcggtggaCTGCGACTCCGGGTCGGCGTCGGTCTTCGACAACCGCTACTTCGCCAACCTGCTGGAGGGGCGGGGCCTGCTGCGCACGGACGCCGTGCTGGTGCAGAACGCCACGACGAGGGCCAAGGTGGCGGAGTTCGCGCAGAGCCAGGACGGGTTCTTCGCGAGCTGGGCCGACTCGTACGCCAGGCTCACCGGCCTCGGCGTCAAGACCGGTGCCGACGGCGAGATCAGGCGGACCTGCTCCAGCGTGAACGGCTGA